The sequence GCATGCCAGAGGGGACAGAAGCAAGATCATTTTTTGCTTGGCCCGAACCCTGTTCTGTGGAATGTGCCTTCCAGTTCGAATTCGAAACGGGAGACGGCGGATGGGCGTTGCGATGGACCGCGAGGACTTTGTCAAACTCGTCGGCAGCGAGCTTGGCGTCTCTGAATGGCATACTATCGATCAGAAGCAGATCGACGCCTTTGCGGACGCGACCGAAGATTTCCAGTTCATCCATATCGATCCAGAGCGCGCCAAGCGCGAAACCCCATTCGGCGGGACTATTGCGCACGGTTTCCTGTCGCTCTCGGTTCTGCCCAAGATGGCCTACGCGACAATGCCGACGCTGAATGGCGCGTCGATGTCGATCAACTATGGCTTCGACAAGATCAGGTTTCTGACCCCGGTTCGCGCCGGCAAGCGTGTGCGTGCCCGATTTGTGCTGTCCGAGGTGACCATGAAATCGCCCCAGGAACTGCTGGCCCGCACGGCAACCACGCTTGAGATCGAGAACGAGCCGAAACCCGCGCTGGTCGCGGACTGGCTCGGCATGCACTTCTTCGCCTAATTAGGGAACACGATCATGGCAATCAGATTCGATGGACGCGTTGCGGTCGTGACCGGCGCAGGTGCAGGCCTTGGGCGCGCGCACGCGCTGGGGCTTGCGAAACTCGGCGCGCGCGTGGTGGTCAACGACATGGGGGCTGCTCGCGACGGCAGCGGCGGTTCGGTTAGTCCGGCGGAAGCCGTCGTCGAGGAAATCCGCAAGGCGGGCGGCGAGGCGATGGCCGACGGCGCCGACGTCTCGAACTTCGCGCAGGTCCAGGAGATGGTTGCGAAGGCCACCGCAAAATGGGGCAGCGTCGATCTGATGGTCGCGAATGCCGGAATTCTGCGCGACAAGTCCTTCGGCAAGATGGAGCCGGATGATTTCGCCAAAGTCATCGCCGTGCACCTCACCGGCACCTTCAACTGCTGCAAGGCGGTGTGGGACGGCATGCGCGAGCGCAACTTTGGCCGCATCGTCGTCACCACGTCGTCGTCGGGCCTGTTCGGAAACTTTGGTCAGGCCAACTACGCAGCGGCGAAGGCCGGCATGGTCGGCCTGATGAACGTGCTTGCCGAGGAAGGCCGCAAGACCAACATCAAGGTCAACACGATTTCTCCGACGGCGGCGACGCGCATGACCGAAGGCCTGATCGGTCCTGAAATTCTGGCGCTGATGAAACCCGAAGCGATCACCCCTGCGGTTCTCTATTTGCTCAGCGAAGACGCGCCGACCCGCACCATCATGGGCGCAGGCGCAGGCTCGTTCGCGGTCATCAAGGTCGTCGAGACCGAAGGCCTCAACCTTCCGCAGGATCAGTGGACGCCGGACGCCATCGCGGCGAACTTTGCGAAGATCGGCGACATGTCGACCGCGCGCGATCTCGGCGGCGCATTCTTCCAGACGTTCAAGTACGTCGAGCAGGCCGCAAAGGCAGCGGGCATCAAGCTGCCGCCGATGGGCGGTTAAGTACCTTGGATGTTGCCGTCATCGGCGCCGGTCCTGCGGGGCTGATGGCGGCTGAGATTCTGGCCAAAGGCGGCGCGCAGGTCACGGTCTACGACCGGATGCCGTCGGTCGGCCGAAAGTTCCTGCTTGCCGGACGCGGCGGTCTCAATCTCACCCATAGCGAGCCGCTCGATCAGTTTCTTGCGCGCTATCGTGAGGCGACGCGCTATCTGCGGCCCGCCATCGAGGCATTTCCGCCGGACGCATTGCGGGCATGGAGCGATAGCCTCGGCCAGCCGACATTCGTTGGATCGAGCGGGCGAGTTTTTCCCCACGCCTTCAAGGCATCGCCGTTGCTGCGTGCGTGGCTGCGCCGTCTGGATCAACTCGGTGTCGAGTTCGCGCTTCGTCATCGGTGGACGGGATGGAATGCGAAGGGCGATCTGCAATTCGAGACCTCCAACGGCTCGACATCGCTCAAGCCTGACGCGACGATCGTCGCGCTTGGCGGTGCAAGCTGGCCGAGGCTTGGCGCAGATGGCGGCTGGACCGATATTCTGGGCGCGAAGGGCGTCGGCATCGCGCCGTTGCGCCCGGCCAATAGCGGATTTCGCGTGACGTGGTCCGATCTGTTCCGCGATCGTTTCCAGGGCGAGCCGTTGAAAAGCGTGGCGCTGTCGTTTGGCGACAGTGTCGTGCGCGGCGAGGCGACGATCACGCGCGACGGCATCGAGGGCGGTGCGGTCTATGCGTTGTCCGCCCCGTTGCGCGATGCCGTGCTTGCAAGCGGCGAAGCTGTTCTCCGCGTTGCGCTCAGGCCGGATCTTGTTCATGCCGATCTCGTCACGCGCCTGAGCGCGCCGAGAAAGAAGCAATCGCTCTCGACCTTCCTGCGCAAGCAACTGGGTCTGTCGTCTGTCGGCGTCGGCCTGCTTCAGGAGGCGACCATCGCGTCTGATCTGCTGCCTTCGACAATGTCGCCGGACCAGCTGGCGACATTCATCAACGACGTTCCGGTCAAGCTGACCGGCGTTGCACCGCTGGAGCGTGCGATTTCGACGGCGGGCGGGATTTCTTTCGCTGAGATCGACACGCATTATATGCTGCGCAAATTGCCGGGCGTGTTTGTGGCCGGTGAGATGCTGGATTGGGAAGCGCCGACCGGCGGTTATCTGCTGCAAGCCTGCTTCGCGACCGGCGCAGCGGCCGGGCGAGGGGCACTGGACTATCTGAAGCGCTAGACCCCGCTCTCGATTTCCTCACGCAGCATTTCCAGTTGGAGCCACTTTTCCTCGGCGTCGTCGAGTTCCGCCTGCGCCTTGGCAATCGCAGCGGACGCGGCGTCAAACCTCTTGCGATCCTTGGCATAGAGTTCCGGATTGTCGAGCAGCTTCTGCTGTTTGGCGATCTCGGCCTGGAGCTTCGCCATTGTCTTGGGCAGGGTTTCCAGTGCGTGTTTCTCGTTGAAGTTGAGGCGGCGCTTCGCGGACGAGGCCACCGGTGCCGCTGTCCCCTTGACTTCTTTCGGCTTGTCGGCGGCGGCAGTGTCCAGTGCGCGTTGCTTCAGGTCCGCGCCGCGCTGCGCCAGCATGTCGGAATAGCCGCCGGCATATTCCGCCCATTTTCCGTTGCCTTCCGGCGCGATCACCGAGGTCACCACGCGGTCGAGGAAATCGCGATCATGGCTGACGAGAATGACGGTGCCCTGATAATCACCGAGCATTTCCTCCAGCACATCGAGAGTTTCGAGATCGAGGTCGTTGGTCGGCTCGTCCAGCACCAGCACATTGGATGGCTTGGCCAGAGCGCGCGCCAGCATCAGCCGTCCGCGTTCGCCGCCGGACAGAACTTCAAGCGGCGTGCGGGCCTGCTCGCTGCTGAAAAGAAAGTCCTTCATGTAGCCAATGACGTGCTTCGGCGTGCCGTTGACCATGATGCTGTCGCCGCGGCCGCCGGTCAGCGCATCCGCCAGCGTCGACTTCGGATCGAGGCTCTCGCGGTGCTGGTCGAGCGTCACCATCTCGATGTTGGCTCCGAGGCGGATGGTCCCGGTGTCGGGCGCGTCGGCGCCGGTCAGCATGCTGATGAGCGTGGTCTTGCCGGCGCCGTTGGGGCCGACGATGCCGATGCGGTCGCCGCGCGCCACGCGGATGGAGAAATCGTCGACGATCTTGCGCTCGCCATAGGATTTGCCGATGTGCTTGGCCTCGATGACAAGCTTGCCGGAGGTCTCGGCTTCGGCGGCCGCGAGGCTGGCCTTGCCGGCGGTGCCGCGATAGTCGCGGCGCTGCTCGCGCAGCGCGAACAGGTTGCCGAGGCGCTTGACGTTGCGCTTGCGCCGTCCCGACACGCCGTAGCGCAGCCAGTGTTCCTCGGCGACGATCTTGCGGTCGAGCTTGTGCTGGTCGCGTTCTTCTTCCGCCAGCACCTCATCGCGCCATTCCTCGAACGCGCTGAAACCTTTCTCGATGCGGCGGGTCTGGCCGCGGTCGAGCCAGACGGTGACGCGCGACAGATTGGAGAGGAAACGGCGGTCGTGGCTGATCATCACCAGCGCGCTGCGGCGGCTCGCAAGTTCGCCTTCCAGCCATTCGATGGTGGTCAGATCGAGATGGTTGGTCGGCTCGTCCAGCAGCAGGATGTCGGGCGAGGGCGCGAGCACCCGCGCCAGCGCCGCGCGGCGCGCTTCACCGCCTGAGAGATTGGCGGGATCCTCGGTACCGGAGAGGCCGAGTTGCTCCAGCAGATACTGTGCCTCATACGGCTCGTCGCCGGGATTGAGACCGGCCTCGACATAGGCCAGCGTCGTCTGGAAGCCGTCGAAATCCGGTTCCTGCGGTAGGTAGCGGATGGTCGCGCCGGGCTGCACGAAGCGGCTGCCCTTGTCCGCCTCCACAAGCCCCGCGACGATCTTCAGCAGCGTCGATTTGCCGGAGCCGTTGCGGCCGATCAGGCAGACGCGTTCGCCGGCGGACACCGCAAGCTCGACGCCGGCCAGCAGCGGCGTGCCGCCAAAGGTCAGCGCGATGTCTTTCAACTGGATGAGGGGAGGCGCCATGTCGTCGGGGTACTCTTGTTCTATTTCTGTTGCGCGCGCTGGATGCGGCGAATGGTCTGGTCGAGGGCCGAGAGGAACGCGGAGCGGTCCTTGGGTGAATAGGAGCGCGGCCCGCCGGTGATTTCGCCGCTGGAGCGCAGATCCGTCATCAGGTTGCGCACCGCCAGCGTCATGCCGATGCTCTCTTCGGAGAACGGCTTGCCGTTCGGCGCGATCACGTCCGCACCGGCCTTCACGCAGCGTGCCGCCAGCGGAATGTCCGAGGTGACGACGATATCGCCCTTTTGCGCGCGTTCCGCAATCCAGTCGTCGGCGGCATCCATCCCCGAACCTGCGGCAATCCGCTCGATCAGCGGATCGTTCGGCACGCGGATGAAATTGCCCGCCACCACGCTGACCGGCAGATTATGGCGCGCGGCGACACGATAAATCTCGTCCTTTACCGGGCAGGCGTCGGCGTCGACATAGATGCGGGTCGTCTGGGTCAAGGCTGTTCCGTATTCGTTTGCGCTGCTGGTAGCCTAGCTACGCCCAAATGGCGAGCGAAAGGCGCGGAAACCCGATTGCGAGGCATGCGCCGGTACGGCTTGTTTTCGCGTCCGCTTTGCGGTCCATTTGGGCCAAGAAACGTAGCAATTCGAGGAAACCGATGACCGCGCCCAAGCCCTACAGCGTCCACGCCTACAATCTCGCCAAGAACTCCGAAAACAAGATGCACGACGATTCGGTCGCGCGCCGCTTCGGGTTTCAGGGGGGACTGGTGCCGGGCGTCGACGTGTTCGCCTATATGACGCATATGCCGGTGGCGAAATGGGGCCGGGCCTTTCTGGAGCGCGGGCTGATGGATGGCCGGTTCTTCAAGCCGGTTTATGACGGCGCGATGGCGGAGGTGACTGCGGAAGAAACCGCAGATGGCCTCGCGATCAAGGTCGAAAGCCGCGGCGAATTGTGCGCCACCGGCACCGCGTCGATGCCGTCCGATACGCCGAAGCTTTCGCTGGATGATTTCCAGAGTGCCGCGGTCGTGGGCAAGATCGCGCCCGCCGATGAAAAGTCCTACGCCACCGGCAAGTGGCTCGCGATTCCGCCATTCACGCTCGGCGTAGAGGGTTCAGCGGACTATTTGCGTGACGCCCGTGAAACCGATCCGCTCTATGCCAATGAGAAAATCGTCCACACCGGCATGCTGCTGCGGACCATGAACTGGGCGCTGATGGAGAACGCCGTTCTCGGTCCCTGGATTCATGTCGGCAGCACGATCCGTTACCTTGCAACGGCAGCGGTCACCGATGAACTCACCGTGCGCGCGAAAGTCACCGGCAATTACGAACGCAAGGGCCACAAGTTCGTGGAACTGGATGGCGTGATCGTCGCCAACGGCTCCAGGCTGATTGGGCATTGCCAGCATGTGGCGATCTATCAGCCGCGCGAGGCGATGGCGGCGTAGCTCGTCGCGCACAAGGTTTGCCTTATTTGCTGATCGTCATGGCCGGGCTTGACCCGGCCATCCATCTTTTTCGGCAAATGCATTTTACAAAGTGCGATGGATACGCGGGTCAAGCCCGCGTATGACAATCGCGGGTGTTGAAGCGTCCCGCTTCATCTGGAACTCCCGATTCAATTTTCAGACAGCCACTTCCATTCGCGCACGCGCCATCGTTCTCGCGCATCGCGCGAGTTGCGCTTGTAGTTTCCCCTCCCAACAATGAGGGGCATGGGGCGCCGCGAGGCGCACCTTGTCTTCGTTTCGCTTCCGGCATCCGCTTGCGAGGCGGTATTTCTCCGGAAGCGCATCGCCTTGCGGCGCTCCATTGCGGCGATTTTGGGCGTGAGGACCGCACTTCCGGGTCAGGACGGGCGCGGCGCGCCTTGATCCGGCGGGATTTCTCCGCCTTCATCCTGTCCTCGTCCAGCCGCTGACGGCAGAGCCACGTAGTTGGCCCGGACGGTGACCCCAGCCTCCCGGGCATGTTGTGTGCGAGACACACGCGCAGGCGCCGCATCCTGCTCCGCTTGACGAACGCCCTCGAGAAGCGCCCCTCACGAACAGGACGGGTCCAACTTAAGCGCGGTTTGAAAGGCGGGGATTTGTATCCCCATCACGAAATGTTTCGGTACTCGCTCGATATTATTGCCGTCATTCCGGGGCGCGCGTCTTCGCGCGAACCCGGAATCCACCGCTGCTGACAAAGCCATAACAAAGAGGACTGGATTCCGGGCCTGCGCGTGAAGAACGCGCATCTCGGAATGACGAGTGCTTAAACGTGCATCGCAGGTGTCCCGGGCGCGATGCAGCGCGCAGCGCTGCCTCGCAGAACCGGGACCGTTACAGATCGGGATGCGTAACGGCCCCGGCTCAGCAGCGCACCACTTGCGTGATGCGCTGCGTCCGGGGCAGGGTTTTGTGCCGATTGCGCGATTCAATCGCCCGCACCGCAGTCACGCGGTGGCTGTCTTCGCCTTGCGGCCGTCCTGAATCGCGCGCCAGACCTTCTCCGGCGTAAGCGGCATGTCGATGGTGGTGACGCCTTCATCCGACAACGCATCGAGCACCGCGTTGACCAGCGTCGCGAGGCTGCCGGCGCAGCCGGCTTCGCCGCAGCCCTTGGTGCCGAGCGGGTTCGAGGTTGCGGGCGAGGGATGGTTGCCGAGCGTCATCGACGGAACGTCGCCCGCGCGCGGCAGCGCGTAGTCCATGAACGATCCCGTCACCGGCTGGCCGTTGTCGTCGTAGGTCACGCATTCCATCAGCGCCTGGCCGATGCCCTGCGCGACACCGCCATGAATCTGGCCGGCCACGATCATCGGATTAACCACGGTGCCGAAGTCGTTGACGCCGCTGTAGCGGACGATCTGCACAACGCCGGTGTCCGGATCGATCTCGACCTCGGCGACATGGCAGCCGTTCGGGAAGGTCGAGGGAACGCCCTGCGCGGTGTGATCGACATCGAGCGACGACGGCGTGCCCTCCGGCATCTTCGTATCCCGCAATCTGGCGGCCAGATCCATGATGCCGATGCCGCGGTCGGTGCCGGCGATGGTGAATTGCCCATTGGCGAATTCGATGTCGCCTTCGGCGGCTTCCAGCACCTGCGCCGCGGCTTGCTTGCCTTTCTCGATGACCAGCTTCGAGGCTTCGACAATGGCTGTGCCGCTTGCCATGATCGAGCGCGAACCGCCGGTGCCGTTGCCGGTGTGAACGATGTCGCTGTCGCCCTGCGACAGCCTGATAGCGTCGAACGGCACGCCGAGCTGCGCCGCCAGCACCTGCGCGAAGGGTGTGGCGTGGCCCTGGCCGTAGTCGAGCGTGCCGGTGATGAGCCGCACCGTGCCGTCGGCCTCGAACACGATCTTGCCGAGTTCGGGATTGGGCGGCGCGGTGATTTCGAGATAGGAGCCGACGGCGATGCCGCGCAGCTTGCCGTGCTTGCGGCTTTCCTTCTTGCGCCTGGCGAAGCCTGCGAGATCGGCCTGTTCGATCGCCTTGCCGAAGACGGCGGGAAAGTCGCCGCTGTCGTAGGTGAGGCCGTTTGCTGCGGCGTAGGGGATTTGCGCGGGCTTGATGAAGTTGCGCTTGCGCAGTGTCAGGCGGTCGATACCCATTTCATCGGCGGCGCGATCGATCAGCCGCTCCATGAAGTAGTTGGCCTCGGGCCGCCCCGCGCCGCGATAGGCGCCCATCAGCGTGGTGTTGGTCAGCACGCATTTGATATCCACGCCGATCAGCGGCGTGCGATAGACGCTGTTGATGTTCTTGGCGATGTTGAGAGATAGCGGCAGCGGTGCGACGCCGGTGATATAGGCGCCGAGATTGCCATAGCCGCGCACGCGCACGCCGAGGAATGAGCCGTTCGCGTCAAGCGCGAGTTCGCAGTCCACGTCCTGCGCGCGGCCGTGGCTGTCGGACAGGAAACTCGTGGATCGCTCGTCGGTCCATTTCACGGGAAGGCCGAGTTCGCGGGCGGCATGCAGGATGCAGACGTATTCGGGATAACTGGTGTTCTTCATGCCGAACGACCCGCCGACATTGCGCGTCAGCAGATGAACTTTGTCGTTCGGCACGTTCATCGTTTTCGCCAGTGAGGTGCGGTTGCCAGCGACGCCCTGCGTCGGCACCTCGATGGTGAAGCGCTGCGTGGTCTTGTCGTAGCTCGCCAGTGCGGCGCGCGGCTCCATCGCCACCACCGCAAGGCGGGTGTTGACGATGCCGAGGCGGGTAACGTGCGCGGCCTTTGCGAATGCGGCATCGAGCGCCGCATCGTCACCGGAATGATAGTCGAGCGCGACGTTGTTCGGGATGTGATCGTAAAGCTGCGGCGCGCCGGGTTTCGCTGCATCCTCGGCGCGGGTGACGGACGGCAGCGGGTCGATGTCCACCACGACGGCTTCGCCGGCCTCGCGCGCCTGCGCCAACGTCCGCGCGACGACGAAGGCGACGGGATCGCCGACGAAGCGCACCTTGTCGGTCATCAGCGGCAGCCGGTCGGTCTGAAACAGCGGCGAGCCGTCGCGGTTCTTCATCGGCAGGCCGCAGGTGAAAGGATTGTAGCCGGCGCGCGCGAGGTCCTGTCCGGTCCAGACGCCGAGCACGCCCGTCATCGCGCGTGCGGCCTCGACGTCGATGTTTTTAATGACGCCGTGGGCGTGGCTGCTGCGGACGATCCAGGCATAGACCTGACCCGGAAGGCTGAGGTCATCGGTGTAGGTTCCCTTGCCCCGCACCAGCGTGTCGTCCTCCTTGCGGCGGACGGGCTGTCCAACCCCGAATTTTTGCAGTGCGACATCGTTTTCGGCCGAGAGGAGCGACGGGTGATCGAGCATGAAAAATCCGCGGGAAATCGGGTTATGGCGGCGTAAAACCGCGCCGCGGCCTCGAACAGGCCGGTCCGTCGAACTTAAGAGCTCGGAATCGGGGTCACAATGGGCGATTGGGTATGCTGCGGTTGCGCCCGGCACGTACGCTGTTAAACTTTATTTGAACAGGATTGCCGCGCCGCCGGAGATGGCGGCGGCAGAGATGGATTTACATGAACGAGGACGTGCGGCTGCACGGCGGCTCCGGGCCGCGTGTGAGCCCGTCAGGATCGGAAGCGAGGGAGGCGCTGAACGGTGACCACAGTCACGTTCACGGCATCGCTGCGGCCTATGCCGCGCTCGATCTCGGCACCAATAACTGCCGCCTGCTGATTGCGCGCGTCTCCAACGACGGTTTTCGCGTGATCGACTCGTTTTCGCGCATCATCCGGCTGGGCGAGGGCATCTCGACCACCGGCCGCATCAGCGACGCGGCCATCTCACGCGCGGTCAGCGCCCTGGGCGTGTGCGGGGACAAGATCCGCGCCAAGGGCGCGAAGCGGCTGCGCACGATTGCGACCGAAGCCTGCCGCGCAGCCGACAACGCCGACGCCTTTCTCGATCTGATCGAGCGAGAGACCGGCATCAAGCTCGAAGTCATCGATCGCGAAACGGAATCGACCCTGGCGGTGATCGGCTGCACGCCGCTGCTCGATCCGAGGGCCAAAGGCGCGATCCTGTTCGACATCGGCGGCGGCTCGACCGAAGTGGTGCGGATCGAACGGCCGGCGGACAGCCCGCATGCGCCGCCGGTAAAGGGTCCATGGACCTCCCTGCCGCTCGGTGTCGTTACACTGGCGGAGAAGTTCGGCGGCACTCATGTGACGCGGGAATCCTACGGCGCGATGGTCGACGAAGTCGCAGGCCATCTCGCACCGTTCGCCGCCCGGCACGGCCACGAACTGTCCGACATGCATCTTTTGGGAACGTCGGGCACTGTGACCACGGTCGCAGGCATTCACCTCGGGCTTTCGCACTATGACCGGCGCAGGGTGGACGGCTTGTGGATGAGCGACGCCGAGATGGACCGCGCCATCGCGCGGCTGCTCGACATGACCTATCAGGACCGCGCGCAGAATGCCTGCATCGGCACCGAGCGCGCCGATCTCGTGCTGGCCGGCTGCGCCATTCTGGATGCGATCCGCGCGGCGTTTCCGCTGCCAAGGCTGCGGGTTGCGGACCGCGGCCTGCGCGAAGGCATGCTGGTCGAGATGATGCGGGCCGACGGCGCGATCCAGGCCTCCTGAGCCCCGATTCAGATGTCGTGACGGCGCGGTGAAAACGTCGTAAGGGGTGCGCTTGGCGCGCTTATTTTGATTTGGGCATGAGCCGTTCCGACAACCGGTTCCCACTTTTCGGGAATCATGCCCCTGGAAACCAGCTCTTATGGCGAAAGACACCACCGGCCGGCTGCATGTAACCGTGAAGAGCGGCGGCAAGCGCAAGCTGTCGTCGAAACTCTGGCTGGAACGTCAGCTCAACGATCCTTACGTCATGCAGGCAAAGCGTGATGGCCTCCGCTCGCGGGCGGCCTACAAGCTGCGTGAAATCGACGACAAGCAGCATTTCCTCAAATCGGGTCAGGTGGTGGTCGATCTCGGTGCGGCTCCCGGCGGATGGAGCCAGATCGCCGCCAAGCGCGTCGGCTCGGTGGAAGGACGAGGCAAGGTCGTCGCTATCGATCTTCTCGAGATGCCGGAACTTCCGGGCGTCACCTTCGCGCAGATGGATTTTCTCGACGACAAGGCGCCGGACAAACTCCGCGCGATGATCGGCGGCGGCGCGGATGTTGTGATGTCGGACATGGCCGCCAACACCACCGGGCATCGCAAGACGGATCAATTGCGCATCATCGGTCTGGTGGAGAATGCTGCGGCCTTCGCCTGCGAAATCCTCAATCCGGGCGGCACGTTTCTGGCGAAGGTGTTCCAGAGCGGCGCGGAAGCGGATCTATTGGCGCAGCTCAAGCGCGACTTCACGACGGTGAAGCATGTGAAGCCCGCCGCCAGCCGGCAGGATTCATCGGAGCGTTATGTGCTGGCGCTCGGATTTCGCGGCTCGAACGTTCCGCAATAGGTTTGCTTATCCGAGCTTCTGGTCGCGCGCGTCCTGGGTGGATTCCGCCGCGGCGGCCTCCGGCGCCTTCGGGCCCTCCATGATCGCAACCTTGTGGCCGGAGATTTCGTTGCCGGCATCTTCGGGCAACTTCCAGAAGGAATAGGCCGAAGCTGCGGACAGGAGCGCGACGATCACGAAGGCCGGCCAGAAATCGTTCGCGCTGAGTTCGGTGGCATGGTTCACCGCCATCGTCGCTTCGACGGCGAATGCGCCGACTGCGACGCCGGCCGAGATCGCAAGCTGCTGATTGACGCTCATCAGCGTGGTGGCGCGGCTCATTTCGTCAGGCGTCACTTCGGCATAAGCCAGCGTGTTGATCGAGGTGAATTGCAGCGAGCGGAAGAAGCCGCCGACGATCAGGATGATCATGATCAGCAGGAGCGGCGTCGCAGGCGTAAACAGCGCGCAGGCCGCGAGGAAGAACGAACTCACCACCGCATTGATGACGGTGATCTTGCGGAAGCCGAAGGTGCGGATGATCCGTGCCGCCAGCGTCTTCATGCCGAGCGCGCCGAGGGCGGAGGCAAACGTCACCAGTCCGGACTTGAACGGTGAGAGGCCGAAACCGATCTGCATCAGCAGCGGCAGCAGGAACGGCAGCGCGCCGATGCCGAGGCGGTACAGGAAGCCGCCGGTCAGGCTGGCGCGCAGGGTCTGGTGTTCCATCAAGGTGAAGTCGAGCACCGGCGAGGCCGTGCGTTTGGCGTGACGCAGATACAGACCCATGCACAGTGCGCCGCCGACAATCAAACCGACCACGATGGGCCACGGCAGCAGCCCCAGCCCGGCCACCGAGAGACCGAAGGCGAGACCGGCGAGTCCCAGTCCCGCCAGCACGAGGCCAACGAGATCGAAGCGTTCCGGATTCTCGCTCTTGATCGGGTCGATATATCTCTGCGCCATCCAGATTCCGAGCAGGCCGATCGGAATGTTGATGAGGAAGATCCAGTGCCAGGAGAAATAGGTGGTGATGAAGCCGCCGAGCGGCGGACCGATCACCGGGCCGATCAGCGCCGGCACCGTGACCCACGCCATGGCGTTGACCAGCGCGCTCTTGTCGATGGAGCGCAGCAGCACCAGCCGACCGACCGGCGTCATCATCGCGCCGCCGACGCCCTGCAGCGTGCGCGCGATCACGAAGTCTGTCACCGAAGATGAGATCGCGCATCCGATCGAGCCGACCATGAACACGCCGATGGCGACGCTGAACACCGCCCGCGCACCGAAG is a genomic window of Bradyrhizobium sp. G127 containing:
- a CDS encoding MaoC family dehydratase, translated to MGVAMDREDFVKLVGSELGVSEWHTIDQKQIDAFADATEDFQFIHIDPERAKRETPFGGTIAHGFLSLSVLPKMAYATMPTLNGASMSINYGFDKIRFLTPVRAGKRVRARFVLSEVTMKSPQELLARTATTLEIENEPKPALVADWLGMHFFA
- a CDS encoding SDR family NAD(P)-dependent oxidoreductase; this encodes MAIRFDGRVAVVTGAGAGLGRAHALGLAKLGARVVVNDMGAARDGSGGSVSPAEAVVEEIRKAGGEAMADGADVSNFAQVQEMVAKATAKWGSVDLMVANAGILRDKSFGKMEPDDFAKVIAVHLTGTFNCCKAVWDGMRERNFGRIVVTTSSSGLFGNFGQANYAAAKAGMVGLMNVLAEEGRKTNIKVNTISPTAATRMTEGLIGPEILALMKPEAITPAVLYLLSEDAPTRTIMGAGAGSFAVIKVVETEGLNLPQDQWTPDAIAANFAKIGDMSTARDLGGAFFQTFKYVEQAAKAAGIKLPPMGG
- a CDS encoding TIGR03862 family flavoprotein; this translates as MDVAVIGAGPAGLMAAEILAKGGAQVTVYDRMPSVGRKFLLAGRGGLNLTHSEPLDQFLARYREATRYLRPAIEAFPPDALRAWSDSLGQPTFVGSSGRVFPHAFKASPLLRAWLRRLDQLGVEFALRHRWTGWNAKGDLQFETSNGSTSLKPDATIVALGGASWPRLGADGGWTDILGAKGVGIAPLRPANSGFRVTWSDLFRDRFQGEPLKSVALSFGDSVVRGEATITRDGIEGGAVYALSAPLRDAVLASGEAVLRVALRPDLVHADLVTRLSAPRKKQSLSTFLRKQLGLSSVGVGLLQEATIASDLLPSTMSPDQLATFINDVPVKLTGVAPLERAISTAGGISFAEIDTHYMLRKLPGVFVAGEMLDWEAPTGGYLLQACFATGAAAGRGALDYLKR
- a CDS encoding ATP-binding cassette domain-containing protein encodes the protein MAPPLIQLKDIALTFGGTPLLAGVELAVSAGERVCLIGRNGSGKSTLLKIVAGLVEADKGSRFVQPGATIRYLPQEPDFDGFQTTLAYVEAGLNPGDEPYEAQYLLEQLGLSGTEDPANLSGGEARRAALARVLAPSPDILLLDEPTNHLDLTTIEWLEGELASRRSALVMISHDRRFLSNLSRVTVWLDRGQTRRIEKGFSAFEEWRDEVLAEEERDQHKLDRKIVAEEHWLRYGVSGRRKRNVKRLGNLFALREQRRDYRGTAGKASLAAAEAETSGKLVIEAKHIGKSYGERKIVDDFSIRVARGDRIGIVGPNGAGKTTLISMLTGADAPDTGTIRLGANIEMVTLDQHRESLDPKSTLADALTGGRGDSIMVNGTPKHVIGYMKDFLFSSEQARTPLEVLSGGERGRLMLARALAKPSNVLVLDEPTNDLDLETLDVLEEMLGDYQGTVILVSHDRDFLDRVVTSVIAPEGNGKWAEYAGGYSDMLAQRGADLKQRALDTAAADKPKEVKGTAAPVASSAKRRLNFNEKHALETLPKTMAKLQAEIAKQQKLLDNPELYAKDRKRFDAASAAIAKAQAELDDAEEKWLQLEMLREEIESGV
- a CDS encoding YaiI/YqxD family protein, coding for MTQTTRIYVDADACPVKDEIYRVAARHNLPVSVVAGNFIRVPNDPLIERIAAGSGMDAADDWIAERAQKGDIVVTSDIPLAARCVKAGADVIAPNGKPFSEESIGMTLAVRNLMTDLRSSGEITGGPRSYSPKDRSAFLSALDQTIRRIQRAQQK
- a CDS encoding xanthine dehydrogenase family protein molybdopterin-binding subunit, with the translated sequence MLDHPSLLSAENDVALQKFGVGQPVRRKEDDTLVRGKGTYTDDLSLPGQVYAWIVRSSHAHGVIKNIDVEAARAMTGVLGVWTGQDLARAGYNPFTCGLPMKNRDGSPLFQTDRLPLMTDKVRFVGDPVAFVVARTLAQAREAGEAVVVDIDPLPSVTRAEDAAKPGAPQLYDHIPNNVALDYHSGDDAALDAAFAKAAHVTRLGIVNTRLAVVAMEPRAALASYDKTTQRFTIEVPTQGVAGNRTSLAKTMNVPNDKVHLLTRNVGGSFGMKNTSYPEYVCILHAARELGLPVKWTDERSTSFLSDSHGRAQDVDCELALDANGSFLGVRVRGYGNLGAYITGVAPLPLSLNIAKNINSVYRTPLIGVDIKCVLTNTTLMGAYRGAGRPEANYFMERLIDRAADEMGIDRLTLRKRNFIKPAQIPYAAANGLTYDSGDFPAVFGKAIEQADLAGFARRKKESRKHGKLRGIAVGSYLEITAPPNPELGKIVFEADGTVRLITGTLDYGQGHATPFAQVLAAQLGVPFDAIRLSQGDSDIVHTGNGTGGSRSIMASGTAIVEASKLVIEKGKQAAAQVLEAAEGDIEFANGQFTIAGTDRGIGIMDLAARLRDTKMPEGTPSSLDVDHTAQGVPSTFPNGCHVAEVEIDPDTGVVQIVRYSGVNDFGTVVNPMIVAGQIHGGVAQGIGQALMECVTYDDNGQPVTGSFMDYALPRAGDVPSMTLGNHPSPATSNPLGTKGCGEAGCAGSLATLVNAVLDALSDEGVTTIDMPLTPEKVWRAIQDGRKAKTATA
- a CDS encoding Ppx/GppA phosphatase family protein is translated as MNEDVRLHGGSGPRVSPSGSEAREALNGDHSHVHGIAAAYAALDLGTNNCRLLIARVSNDGFRVIDSFSRIIRLGEGISTTGRISDAAISRAVSALGVCGDKIRAKGAKRLRTIATEACRAADNADAFLDLIERETGIKLEVIDRETESTLAVIGCTPLLDPRAKGAILFDIGGGSTEVVRIERPADSPHAPPVKGPWTSLPLGVVTLAEKFGGTHVTRESYGAMVDEVAGHLAPFAARHGHELSDMHLLGTSGTVTTVAGIHLGLSHYDRRRVDGLWMSDAEMDRAIARLLDMTYQDRAQNACIGTERADLVLAGCAILDAIRAAFPLPRLRVADRGLREGMLVEMMRADGAIQAS